A region of Desulfobacterales bacterium DNA encodes the following proteins:
- a CDS encoding YidC/Oxa1 family membrane protein insertase produces KVYKINPLGGCLPMLVQIPVFFAFYRMLYESIELRHAYFFGWRKSNC; encoded by the coding sequence AAAGTGTATAAAATAAATCCATTAGGCGGTTGTTTGCCGATGTTGGTTCAAATTCCAGTATTTTTCGCTTTTTACAGAATGCTTTATGAATCTATTGAACTTCGTCACGCTTATTTTTTTGGATGGAGAAAAAGTAATTGTTGA